A single window of Nicotiana tomentosiformis chromosome 1, ASM39032v3, whole genome shotgun sequence DNA harbors:
- the LOC138910000 gene encoding uncharacterized protein, protein MAEDFMNHFRFNTEITPDRFAPVNLQKKPSESFQEYAHRWRSEAARTQPPLDDNKLTKYFIRSQEGIYFKNMMGMIGQKFPELVKMGDFLEEGIKSSKIQSMAALQAASKAIQFGSISSGKKKKEEVSAIVPYYQSSPPH, encoded by the coding sequence ATGGCAGAGGATTTCATGAACCATTTTCGGTTTAACACCGAAATTACTCCAGACAGGTTCGCCCCGGTGAATTTGCAGAAGAAGCCATCAGAGTCATTTCAAGAATATGCCCACCGTTGGAGGTCGGAGGCTGCCAGGACCCAGCCCCCGCTAGATGACAATAAGCTGACCAAGTACTTCATCAGGTCTCAAGAAGGAATTTACTTTAAAAACATGATGGGCATGATAGGGCAGAAGTTCCCCGAACTTGTTAAGATGGGAGACTTTTTGGAGGAGGGCATCAAATCAAGCAAGATACAATCTATGGCCGCACTACAAGCTGCCAGTAAAGCGATTCAGTTCGGTTCGATAAGCAGtggaaagaagaagaaggaagaagtaTCAGCAATTGTTCCCTATTACCAGTCCAGTCCACCCCACTAA
- the LOC117278858 gene encoding uncharacterized protein, with the protein MTYNESLEQNDLDYEKYDESMIPDNLLQEIEHIEFQKKPNLEEKEVINLGSEEDVKETRINIHLEAEQKEELVELLQQYIDVFAWSYDDMPGVSTDIVLHRLPTDPARPPVKQKPRKFKLDLSLRIKEEVTK; encoded by the coding sequence ATGACATATAACGAAAGCCTCGAGCAAAATGACCTAGACTACGAGAAGTACGACGAGAGCATGATACCTGATAACCTCCTGCAAGAGATCGAGCATATAGAATTCCAGAAAAAGCCTAACCTTGAAGAAAAAGAAGTAATCAACTTGGGAAGTGaagaagacgtgaaagaaacTCGAATCAACATCCATTTAGaagcagaacaaaaagaagaaCTGGTCGAGCTCCTTCAACAATACATCGATGTGTTCGCATGGTCATATGACGATATGCCCGGAGTGAGTACCGACATTGTCTTGCATCGATTGCCCACCGATCCTGCCAGACCTCCAGTTAAACAAAAACCCAGAAAGTTTAAGCTGGATTTGAGTTTGAGGATAAAAGAAGAAGTCACTAAATAG
- the LOC138910009 gene encoding uncharacterized protein encodes MFFDEANNFKGVGTRVVLISKSGQHYPASAKIMFPYTYNMAEYEACILGIMMAVDMIIKELLLIGDSDLLIQKVQGEWTTKNVKILPYLHCMKELCKKFTKIEFKHIPRIQNEFAGALATLSSIIQHPDKNYIDHIQIEVWDQHAYYFHVDEGPYGKPWYYGIKIFFETKGYPENATNDHKRAFIKLANHVFLNRFSCTGGS; translated from the coding sequence atgtttttcgacgaAGCAAATAATTTCAAAGGAGTGGGGACTAGGGTTGTCTTAATATCGAAATCAGGACAACATTACCCGGCTTCAGCAAAGATAATGTTCCCTTACACATATAATATGGCTGAGTATGAAGCATGCATCCTTGGGATTATGATGGCAGTCGACATGATCATCAAGGAGCTTCTACTCATAGGAGATTCTGATTTATTGATACAAAAAGTTCAAGGTGAATGGaccaccaagaatgtcaagatccTTCCGTACCTGCATTGCATGAAAGAGTtgtgcaagaagttcaccaaGATCGAGTTCAAACATATTCCCAGAATCCAGAACGAGTTTGCTGGCGCTCTCGCAACCTTGTCATCCATTATCCAGCATCCAGATAAGAATTACATCGACCATATTCAGATAGAGGTTTGGGATCAGCATGCATACTATTTCCATGTAGATGAAGGGCCATACGGTAAGCCATGGTACTATGGCATTAAAATATTCTTTGAAACAAAAGGTTATCCAGAGAATGCCACCAATGATCATAAGAGAGCATTCATAAAGTTAGCTAATCACGTTTTCCTTAACAGGTTTTCCTGTACAGGAGGATCCTAG